The Euphorbia lathyris chromosome 3, ddEupLath1.1, whole genome shotgun sequence genome contains a region encoding:
- the LOC136223631 gene encoding pumilio homolog 23: MSEEDKSYKQGRRKKGMGRKSKQDSYGFDGDYSKKNSSGAGSMVDQTSRPRKSFKQQNASEPQTSFIRKQVDPETAKYFTEISNLFESSGVDLDERAVICANALEEARGKEFELATDYIISHIMQTLLEGCDADHLCGFLRSCAQIFPSIAMDRSGSHVAETALKSLAMHLQDDEAYSLIEETLTVICKAIVSNPVDMMCNCYGSHVLRSLLCLCGGMPLDSPELHGAKAPTVLAARLNLTETRVGWNDSINYQQGFPNLLKFLVSEMLKCTSEDIKALQVDQYSSLVLQASLKLLAGQEEVLMQTIGSLLGCKEENLTEENIINSVKVVKIVELMKETAYSHLMEVILGVSPESLYNEMFKKVFRNSLFKLSSHQCGNFVIQALVSHAKTQEQMEMIWEELGPKFKDLLELGRSGVIASVIAAIQRLHTHEPKCSQALAAAVCSPNESPRFIVHRILFLESYFSSADKTNWSWPSGIKMHLMGSLILQAIFKFQSEHIQPFINSLISMEVDHVLQTAKDAGGARVIEAFLASNASMKQKSRLIVKLRGRFGEIAMNSSGSFTIEKCFTACNLSLRESIASDLLAVQTELSKTKQGPYILRKLDIDRFARQPDQWRSMQSSKQSAYKDFYATFGSSKTKSSASESFLSDTSKNTTNPTDLKKMREEIDHQIASEKYAKKSNTGFKAAEKSKKATENTNQVPFLSGDMKSKKRDRKDKPAKDSKKKLKI; encoded by the exons ATGAGTGAGGAGGATAAATCCTATAAACAAGGTAGAAGGAAAAAGGGTATGGGCAGGAAGTCGAAACAAGACAGCTATGGTTTTGATGGAGATTATTCTAAAAAGAATTCCTCTGGAGCTGGAAGCATGGTTGATCAAACATCCAGACCGAGAAAGTCCTTCAAGCAACAGAATGCATCAGAGCCACAAACATCTTTTATCAg GAAACAGGTTGATCCTGAAACAGCAAAATACTTCACTGAAATTTCAAACCTTTTTGAAAGTAGTGGAGTGGACTTAGATGAGAGAGCAGTAATTTGTGCCAATGCTCTTGAAGAGGCTAGGGGAAAAGAATTTGAACTGGCAACTGATTATATTATAAGCCATATAATGCAAACTCTCCTGGAGGGATGTGATGCAGATCACCTTTGCGGTTTCCTTCGAAGTTGTGCAcaaattttcccttcaattgcAATGGATAGGTCTGGTTCTCATGTTGCCGAGACAGCACTCAAGTCTTTAGCTATGCATCTTCAGGATGATGAGGCGTATTCTCTCATTGAAGAAACATTGACTGTTATATGCAAG GCGATTGTTTCGAATCCTGTTGATATGATGTGTAACTGTTATGGATCTCATGTCCTTCGAAGTCTTCTTTGTCTTTGTGGGGGAATGCCATTAGATTCTCCAGAGTTGCATGGAGCAAAGGCGCCAACAGTTCTGGCAGCACGACTTAATCTCACGGAAACTCGGGTTGGTTGGAATGACTCCATAAACTATCAGCAGGGATTTCCTAATTTATTGAAGTTTCTTGTATCGGAAATGTTGAAATGCACCAGCGAAGACATTAAAGCCCTGCAAGTTGATCAATACAGCAGTTTGGTTTTGCAGGCAT CTTTGAAGTTATTAGCTGGGCAAGAAGAAGTGTTAATGCAAACAATTGGTAGTTTACTTGGATGCAAAGAAGAAAATTTAACTGAAGAGAATATCATCAACTCGGTAAAAGTTGTTAAAATTGTGGAGTTGATGAAAGAAACTGCATACAGCCACTTAATGGAG GTAATCTTGGGAGTCTCTCCTGAAAGCTTGTATAATGAGATGTTCAAAAAGGTTTTCAGGAATTCATTATTTAAGCTTTCATCTCATCAATGTGGCAATTTTGTTATTCAAGCATTAGTTtcacatgcaaagactcaagaACAA ATGGAGATGATATGGGAGGAGCTTGGTCCAAAATTTAAAGATCTTCTGGAATTGGGGAGATCTGGAGTCATTGCATCTGTTATTGCTGCAATTCAGAGGCTTCATACCCATGAACCTAAG TGCTCCCAGGCCCTTGCTGCAGCTGTTTGTTCACCAAATGAATCTCCGAGATTCATTGTTCATCGGATACTATTTCTTGAAAGTTACTTTTCCTCTGCGGACAAGACAAATTGGAGCTGGCCAAGTGGCATTAAGATGCATCTCATGGGTTCTCTGATACtccaagctatttttaaatttcAAAGT GAACACATTCAGCCATTTATTAATAGTCTTATATCAATGGAAGTTGATCATGTTCTTCAAACTGCAAAAGATGCAGGGGGAGCACGTGTTATTGAAGCATTTCTTGCTTCCAATGCTTCTATGAAACAGAAGTCCAGACTAATTGTGAA GCTACGAGGACGATTCGGAGAGATTGCAATGAACTCATCTGGTTCATTTACCATTGAGAAATGCTTCACTGCCTGTAACTTGTCACTAAGGGAGTCAATAGCATCTGATTTGTTAGCGGTGCAAACAGAATTATCCAAGACAAAGCAAGGCCCTTATATCCTAAGGAAACTAGATATTGACAG ATTTGCAAGGCAGCCTGATCAATGGAGGTCCATGCAATCATCAAAACAATCAGCTTACAAGGATTTTTATGCTACGTTTGGATCAAGTAAAACGAAGTCATCAGCAAGTGAATCCTTCCTTTCTGATACTTCCAAGAACACAACAAACCCCACAGATTTGAAAAAAATGAGGGAagagattgatcatcaaattgCATCCGAGAAGTATGCCAAGAAGAGTAATACTGGTTTTAAGGCTGCTGAAAAATCTAAGAAGGCAACAGAAAACACGAACCAGGTACCGTTCCTTTCTGGCGATATGAAGAGTAAAAAACGAGACAGAAAGGATAAACCAGCGAAAGATTCGAAAAAGAAGTTGAAAATATGA